The genomic window AAATGAGGATATTAAGATAGATGGTAAAAGCATTCTTTATAACGAACAATGAAAAACGCAAAAACTGAAATAAAAATTCTTCATATTCAATTATTGCCTTTGCTTACTGGCGTGCAGAATGTTATGCTAAATCTGATTTCGCATTTGGAATTAGAAAACAAAGAAAAATGTCACAGATATTTTACTCCAAAATTTACTTTTTCCGTTGCTTCCGCTCCCGGGGGACCATTAGTAGAAAAGCTTAATGATATGCAGATCAAACATTTTCCCATATCCGGATTGGTTCAGAAGATAATACTTTATGATATTATAATTTTTTGGAAATTTTATAGAATCTGCCGTATTTGTAAGTTTGATATCGTTCACACCCATTCCTCAAAAACTGGTTTTCTCGGTAGAATTGCTGCGAGATTGGCTGGCGTACCGATTGTGATTCATACAATACACGGTTTTTCTTTCAATCCTTTCCAATCTTTTCCCAAACGTTTGTTCTTTATGTTTCTGGAATGGGTTGGTGCATTATTTTGCGATCTTGCCATATCGGTTAATGATTCGGAGCGGTTTGTTGCGGTGGAGAAAAAGATTATCCCAAGATCAAAGATCATCACAATTTATAACGGAATCGAACCATTGAAGCCTACAGGCGAAATTAAAAGAAGCGATTTGGGATTTAATAATAG from Candidatus Cloacimonadota bacterium includes these protein-coding regions:
- a CDS encoding glycosyltransferase family 4 protein, which codes for MKNAKTEIKILHIQLLPLLTGVQNVMLNLISHLELENKEKCHRYFTPKFTFSVASAPGGPLVEKLNDMQIKHFPISGLVQKIILYDIIIFWKFYRICRICKFDIVHTHSSKTGFLGRIAARLAGVPIVIHTIHGFSFNPFQSFPKRLFFMFLEWVGALFCDLAISVNDSERFVAVEKKIIPRSKIITIYNGIEPLKPTGEIKRSDLGFNNSDIIFGCVSRFSKQKNILKLIKIAIGITKQDDKIKFVFVGDGEMFSQAKKMIGDADCAHSINLPGWQSNIPEWNKLFDVYILYSLWEGLSLSVIEALSLAKPVILSNIKGNNELVDEGKNGFLADVKRGKDLEEKILLLTRDKTLIEEMGKESKIKFQKRFTVKRFVENYRKQYKKLIQEKL